One genomic window of Sphingomonas ginsengisoli An et al. 2013 includes the following:
- a CDS encoding methyl-accepting chemotaxis protein: MSAWRTKAHDYDLARGLRFYGGEGELPKRSAAMWDAIGHAEKEIAREFWRRYRQSEELPAAISDEQVDQFADRIVPYLRAKFGKLNDPTWVSTARGYVEKALAAGLSLSTLLSGLNAETEAAYAAIRTAVTDQDELVAMCRTLSEVVALETDVFVHHAVSITRTEVDTQQQQQAEEFNRKVMSVVTKVVSENEQLRGQASSTAGSARGMLGKTSEVAAAAEQSAVAMREAAQTAAGLIRAIEDARTEVEVAAGIATKAGDQASQAVEVSRMLSAHVEAIESILGLIRDIAGQTNLLALNATIEAARAGDAGRGFAVVAQEVKSLASQTARATDDITAKITAIQQATRQTVEANGSIQGTVEEVQVSADRIRQAMELQAQTVTMITAAVDETALAADSMSSTIAAIRSDTENVARDIDQVEQGFGRFTDQVGDFRNATAEFVSKFAA, encoded by the coding sequence ATGAGCGCATGGCGTACCAAGGCCCACGATTACGATCTCGCGCGGGGCCTTCGCTTCTACGGCGGTGAGGGCGAGCTGCCCAAGCGGTCGGCCGCGATGTGGGACGCGATCGGCCACGCCGAAAAGGAGATCGCGCGCGAATTCTGGCGCCGCTATCGGCAATCGGAAGAGCTCCCCGCCGCGATCAGCGACGAGCAGGTCGACCAGTTCGCCGACCGCATCGTGCCCTATCTGCGCGCCAAGTTCGGCAAGCTCAACGACCCGACCTGGGTCAGCACCGCGCGCGGCTATGTCGAAAAGGCGCTCGCCGCCGGCCTCAGCCTGTCGACGCTGCTGTCGGGCCTCAATGCCGAAACCGAGGCCGCCTATGCCGCGATCCGCACCGCGGTCACCGACCAGGACGAGCTGGTCGCCATGTGCCGGACGCTGTCCGAAGTGGTGGCGCTCGAGACCGACGTCTTCGTCCATCACGCCGTCTCGATCACCCGCACCGAGGTCGATACCCAGCAGCAGCAGCAGGCCGAGGAATTCAACCGCAAGGTGATGAGCGTCGTCACCAAGGTTGTCAGCGAAAATGAGCAATTGCGCGGCCAGGCGAGCAGCACCGCCGGTTCGGCGCGCGGCATGCTCGGCAAGACCAGCGAAGTCGCCGCGGCGGCCGAGCAGTCGGCGGTGGCGATGCGCGAAGCGGCGCAAACCGCCGCGGGCCTCATCCGCGCGATCGAGGATGCCCGGACCGAAGTCGAGGTGGCGGCGGGGATCGCGACCAAGGCGGGCGACCAGGCCAGCCAGGCGGTCGAGGTCAGCCGGATGCTGTCGGCGCACGTCGAAGCGATCGAATCGATCCTCGGCCTGATCCGCGACATCGCCGGCCAAACCAACCTGCTCGCCTTGAACGCCACCATCGAGGCGGCGCGTGCGGGCGATGCCGGCCGCGGCTTCGCGGTCGTCGCGCAGGAAGTGAAGAGCCTCGCCAGCCAGACCGCGCGCGCGACCGACGACATCACCGCCAAGATCACGGCCATCCAGCAGGCGACCCGCCAGACGGTCGAGGCCAACGGCTCGATCCAGGGCACGGTCGAGGAAGTCCAGGTCAGCGCCGACCGCATCCGCCAGGCGATGGAATTGCAGGCCCAGACGGTGACGATGATCACCGCCGCGGTCGACGAGACGGCGCTCGCCGCCGACTCGATGAGCTCGACCATCGCCGCCATTCGTTCCGACACCGAGAATGTCGCGCGCGACATCGACCAGGTCGAGCAGGGCTTCGGCCGCTTCACCGACCAAGTCGGCGACTTCCGCAACGCGACCGCCGAATTCGTCAGCAAGTTCGCGGCCTGA
- the bla gene encoding subclass B3 metallo-beta-lactamase: MSVSPAVLLLALQQIVIPLGKPPPHPEPIRAPIETYGPLWAQTCAGATDQASWTKPAPAVRVHANVYLVGTCGISSILITSPGGDVLIDGGPERAADLIADNIRSLGFRLRDVRWILQSHEHLDHVGGIAKLQQMTGASVISSAAAARAMANGALDPADPQAASLGTFPKVVADRIVGDGQTLRLGDITITAHATPGHTPGALSWSWESCDGAVCRSMVYADSLSPVSSDNYLFSAHPEVVASFRRSFVKVAALRCEILLTPHPSASATAERLAGDKPLFDPNACRDYAAQKGRDLDARLAKEAASK; this comes from the coding sequence ATGTCCGTTAGCCCGGCCGTCCTCCTGCTGGCGCTGCAGCAGATCGTCATCCCGCTCGGCAAGCCGCCGCCCCATCCCGAGCCGATCCGCGCGCCGATCGAGACCTACGGCCCGCTGTGGGCGCAGACTTGCGCGGGTGCGACCGACCAGGCGAGCTGGACCAAGCCCGCGCCCGCGGTCCGCGTCCACGCCAACGTCTATCTCGTCGGCACCTGCGGCATCTCCTCGATCCTGATCACTAGCCCCGGCGGCGACGTGTTGATCGACGGCGGCCCGGAGCGCGCCGCCGACCTCATCGCCGACAACATTCGCTCGCTCGGCTTTCGCCTGCGCGACGTGCGCTGGATCCTCCAGAGCCACGAGCACCTCGACCATGTCGGCGGGATCGCCAAGCTCCAGCAGATGACCGGAGCCAGCGTCATCTCCTCGGCCGCTGCAGCGCGCGCGATGGCCAATGGCGCGCTCGACCCGGCCGATCCGCAGGCGGCCTCGCTCGGCACCTTTCCCAAGGTGGTGGCCGACCGGATCGTCGGCGACGGGCAGACGCTGCGGCTCGGCGACATCACCATCACCGCCCACGCCACGCCCGGCCACACCCCGGGCGCGCTGAGTTGGTCGTGGGAAAGCTGCGACGGCGCGGTGTGCCGGTCGATGGTCTATGCCGACAGCCTCTCGCCGGTCAGCAGCGACAATTATCTTTTCTCGGCGCATCCCGAGGTGGTCGCCTCGTTCCGCAGGTCCTTCGTCAAGGTGGCGGCGCTGCGCTGCGAAATCCTGCTCACCCCGCACCCCTCCGCCAGCGCCACCGCCGAGCGACTGGCGGGCGACAAGCCCTTGTTCGATCCCAACGCCTGTCGCGACTATGCGGCGCAGAAGGGGCGCGACCTCGACGCGCGGCTCGCTAAGGAGGCGGCGAGCAAATGA
- the ligA gene encoding NAD-dependent DNA ligase LigA, translating to MTEAEAANRLMRLAKEIARHNRLYHDRDAPEISDADYDALVRENTALEAEFPHLVRADSPSRQVGANPSGPLAKVTHARPMLSLENAFSAGDVEEFVRRVRRFLSLGDDEPIALTAEPKIDGLSCSLRYEDGRLVMAATRGDGAVGEDVTPNVRTIADIPQALIGAPAVLEVRGEVFMSKADFAALNARQEASGGKLFANPRNAAAGSLRQKDPAITAARPLRFLLHGWGELSEPLGATQTQAVERLQALGFPAAAQFKLCADTAEALAHYAAIEHLRADLPFDIDGVVYKVDRLDWQDRLGSVGRAPRWGLAHKFPAEKAETTLERIEIQVGRTGKLTPVGRLTPVGVGGVIVANVTLHNRDEIARLGLREGDRVRIQRAGDVIPQVVENLTRDEPRPPYVFPDHCPECQSEAVAEEGEVDVRCTGGLICPAQRIERLKHFVSRGAMDIEGLGEKTIEEFVTLGWLHGPADIFRLADHRAELLGREGWKEKSVDNLLAAIDAKTGFDPARFLFGLGIRHVGSVTARDLMKCFGTIEALEAAALSDNGLAELASVEGVGPVVAEALHDFFHEAHNRAQLADLLALARPAAFVSLARETEWSGKTIVFTGSLQTMSRDEAKAQAEKLGARSAGSVSAKTDLVVAGPGAGSKLKKAEELGIRVIGEEEWQRLVAEA from the coding sequence ATGACCGAGGCCGAGGCCGCCAATCGCCTCATGCGGCTGGCGAAGGAGATTGCGCGCCATAACCGGCTCTACCACGACCGCGACGCGCCCGAGATCAGCGACGCCGACTATGACGCCTTGGTCCGCGAGAATACCGCGCTAGAGGCCGAATTCCCCCACCTCGTCCGCGCCGACAGTCCGAGCCGGCAGGTCGGCGCCAACCCCTCGGGCCCGCTCGCCAAGGTCACCCACGCGCGGCCAATGCTCAGCCTCGAGAACGCCTTCTCGGCCGGCGACGTCGAGGAGTTCGTCCGCCGCGTCCGCCGCTTCCTCAGCCTCGGCGACGACGAACCGATCGCGCTGACCGCCGAACCCAAGATCGACGGCCTCTCCTGCTCGCTGCGCTACGAGGACGGCCGGCTGGTGATGGCCGCGACGCGCGGCGACGGCGCGGTGGGCGAGGACGTCACCCCCAACGTCCGCACCATCGCCGACATCCCGCAGGCACTGATCGGCGCCCCCGCGGTGCTCGAGGTGCGCGGCGAGGTCTTCATGTCCAAGGCGGACTTCGCCGCCTTGAACGCGCGGCAGGAGGCGAGCGGCGGCAAGCTGTTCGCCAACCCGCGCAACGCCGCCGCCGGTTCGCTCCGCCAGAAGGACCCGGCGATCACCGCCGCGCGCCCGCTTCGCTTCCTCCTCCACGGCTGGGGCGAATTGTCTGAACCCCTCGGCGCGACTCAGACGCAAGCGGTCGAGCGGCTCCAGGCGCTCGGTTTCCCCGCCGCCGCGCAGTTCAAGCTCTGCGCCGACACCGCCGAAGCGCTCGCCCATTACGCCGCGATCGAGCATCTCCGCGCCGACTTGCCCTTCGACATCGACGGTGTGGTCTACAAGGTCGACCGGCTCGACTGGCAAGACCGGCTCGGCAGCGTCGGCCGCGCGCCGCGCTGGGGGCTGGCGCACAAATTCCCCGCCGAGAAGGCCGAGACCACGCTCGAGCGGATCGAGATCCAGGTCGGCCGGACCGGCAAGCTGACCCCGGTCGGCCGCCTCACCCCGGTCGGGGTCGGCGGGGTGATCGTCGCCAACGTCACACTCCACAACCGCGACGAGATCGCCCGGCTCGGCCTTCGCGAGGGCGACCGCGTCCGCATCCAGCGCGCCGGCGACGTCATTCCGCAGGTGGTCGAGAACCTCACTCGCGACGAGCCGCGCCCGCCCTACGTCTTCCCCGACCATTGCCCCGAATGTCAGTCCGAGGCGGTCGCCGAGGAGGGCGAGGTCGACGTCCGCTGCACCGGCGGCCTCATCTGCCCCGCCCAGCGGATCGAGCGGCTCAAGCATTTCGTCAGCCGCGGGGCGATGGACATCGAGGGTCTGGGCGAAAAGACGATCGAGGAATTCGTCACACTCGGCTGGCTCCACGGTCCCGCCGACATCTTCCGCCTCGCCGATCACCGCGCCGAGCTGCTCGGCCGCGAGGGATGGAAGGAGAAGAGCGTCGACAACCTCCTCGCCGCGATCGACGCCAAGACCGGCTTCGACCCCGCCCGCTTCCTGTTCGGGCTCGGCATCCGCCACGTCGGCAGCGTCACCGCGCGCGACCTGATGAAATGCTTCGGCACGATCGAGGCGCTTGAGGCCGCCGCGCTCAGCGACAATGGCCTCGCCGAGCTTGCCTCGGTCGAGGGGGTCGGGCCGGTCGTCGCCGAGGCGCTCCACGATTTCTTCCACGAAGCCCACAATCGCGCCCAACTGGCCGACCTCCTCGCCCTCGCCCGCCCCGCCGCCTTCGTCAGTTTGGCCCGCGAGACCGAATGGAGCGGCAAGACCATCGTCTTCACCGGTTCGCTCCAGACCATGAGCCGCGACGAGGCCAAGGCCCAGGCCGAAAAACTGGGCGCCCGCTCGGCCGGCTCGGTCAGCGCCAAGACCGACCTGGTCGTCGCCGGCCCCGGCGCTGGATCGAAGCTCAAGAAGGCCGAGGAGCTCGGCATCCGGGTGATCGGCGAAGAGGAATGGCAGCGGCTCGTCGCCGAAGCCTGA
- a CDS encoding UrcA family protein → MRLLLTVALLAVPAAALAQPADTLVVQGTRTLADNQQLVSYADLQLASASGQRELRHRVDGAIASLCDSSHFSISDPQGSLKCSNQAWTDVAPQLARLTPRFASR, encoded by the coding sequence ATGCGCCTGCTGTTGACCGTCGCCCTGCTCGCCGTTCCGGCGGCCGCCCTCGCCCAGCCCGCCGACACGTTGGTCGTCCAGGGCACCCGCACCCTCGCCGACAACCAGCAGCTGGTCAGCTATGCCGACCTCCAGCTCGCCAGCGCCAGCGGTCAGCGCGAGCTTCGCCACCGCGTCGACGGGGCGATCGCATCCCTTTGCGATAGCTCGCATTTTTCGATCAGCGATCCGCAGGGCTCGCTCAAGTGCAGCAATCAGGCCTGGACCGACGTCGCGCCGCAACTGGCCCGCCTGACCCCGCGCTTCGCCTCGCGCTAG
- the sdhC gene encoding succinate dehydrogenase, cytochrome b556 subunit produces MARNTARPLSPHLSIWRWGPHMATSILHRATGIALSVGGLIVLTWWLLALAGPASGSADFAKVAGSPFGLFVLIGLSWSFFQHLLSGVRHLVMDTGSGFELGRNRTMAIATWVGSVVLTIALWAYLLGVRA; encoded by the coding sequence ATGGCGCGCAACACGGCCCGTCCCTTATCCCCGCACCTCTCGATCTGGCGTTGGGGTCCGCACATGGCGACCTCGATCCTCCACCGCGCGACCGGGATCGCGCTGTCGGTCGGAGGGCTGATCGTGCTGACCTGGTGGCTGCTGGCGCTCGCCGGCCCCGCCAGCGGCTCTGCCGACTTCGCCAAGGTCGCGGGCAGTCCGTTCGGCCTCTTCGTCCTGATCGGGTTGAGCTGGTCGTTCTTCCAGCACCTGCTGTCGGGCGTCCGCCATCTCGTCATGGACACCGGCTCGGGCTTCGAGCTCGGCCGCAACCGGACCATGGCGATCGCGACCTGGGTGGGCTCGGTGGTGCTGACCATCGCCCTGTGGGCCTATCTGCTGGGAGTGCGGGCATGA
- a CDS encoding SDR family NAD(P)-dependent oxidoreductase, which yields MNILLTGASRGIGKAAFDALTASGHQVAGHSTNGGDGLLGADLTDPAAPRRLWDAAVAQLGGKVDVLVNNAGIYEAVADDAADADWLAAWERTMRINLTVSSDLARLAVQHFRAHGGGRIVNVASRAGYRGDSPQHWHYAASKAAMIGVTKTIARGYAGDNILAFAVCPGFTVTEMTEEYLASRGGAKILAEIPLGRVASAAEIGEIIRWLATEAPASATGSVIDANGASYVR from the coding sequence ATGAACATCCTCCTCACCGGCGCCAGCCGCGGGATCGGCAAGGCCGCATTCGACGCGCTGACCGCCTCCGGCCACCAGGTCGCAGGCCATTCGACCAACGGCGGCGACGGCCTTCTCGGCGCCGATCTCACCGACCCCGCCGCGCCGCGCCGCTTGTGGGATGCGGCCGTCGCCCAACTTGGCGGCAAGGTCGACGTGCTCGTCAACAACGCCGGCATCTACGAAGCGGTCGCCGACGATGCCGCCGACGCCGACTGGCTCGCCGCCTGGGAGCGGACGATGCGGATCAACCTGACTGTTTCGTCCGACCTCGCCCGCCTCGCCGTCCAGCATTTCCGCGCCCACGGCGGTGGCCGGATCGTCAACGTCGCCAGCCGCGCCGGCTATCGCGGCGACTCACCCCAGCACTGGCATTACGCCGCGTCCAAGGCGGCGATGATCGGCGTCACCAAGACGATCGCGCGCGGCTATGCGGGCGACAACATCCTCGCCTTCGCGGTCTGCCCGGGCTTCACCGTGACCGAGATGACCGAGGAATATCTCGCCAGCCGCGGCGGCGCGAAAATCCTCGCCGAAATCCCGCTCGGACGCGTCGCCAGCGCGGCGGAAATCGGCGAGATCATCCGCTGGCTCGCCACCGAGGCGCCGGCCAGCGCGACCGGCAGCGTGATCGACGCCAATGGAGCAAGCTATGTCCGTTAG
- a CDS encoding 50S ribosomal protein L11 methyltransferase translates to MSWRVTLPATRAQGEAVGSADELFPDRDSPPVIVADEPDEHRPDDWVIHAYFEERPDAEALAVLSGLASGPPRIEQLADENWVAKSQSGLEPIRAGRFFVHTPTAAPDPAAISFEIDAGLAFGTGQHATTKGCIEALDRLEREGRRFENIADIGTGTGLLAFAALRLWPAAKAIATDIDEIAVDVSRDNARINGIALGHGAGELLLTTADGMDSPLLSARAPFDLLIANILAGPLVELAPDFVGALRPGAWVVLAGLLDSQAEAVAAAYESRGCRLIDGGTGEWRILVLERSA, encoded by the coding sequence ATGAGCTGGCGCGTGACCCTGCCGGCAACGCGGGCGCAGGGCGAGGCCGTGGGCAGCGCCGACGAGCTCTTCCCCGACCGCGATTCGCCGCCGGTGATCGTCGCCGACGAGCCCGACGAGCACCGTCCGGACGACTGGGTCATCCACGCTTATTTCGAGGAGCGGCCCGACGCCGAGGCGCTCGCCGTTCTTAGCGGCCTGGCGAGCGGGCCGCCGCGGATCGAGCAATTGGCCGACGAGAATTGGGTGGCGAAGAGCCAGTCGGGGCTCGAGCCGATCCGCGCCGGCCGCTTCTTTGTCCACACACCGACCGCCGCGCCTGACCCCGCGGCGATCAGTTTCGAGATCGATGCCGGGCTCGCCTTCGGGACCGGGCAGCATGCGACCACCAAGGGCTGTATCGAGGCGCTCGACCGGCTCGAGCGTGAGGGGCGGCGGTTCGAGAATATCGCCGACATAGGGACGGGCACGGGCCTGCTCGCCTTCGCGGCGCTGCGGCTGTGGCCGGCGGCGAAGGCGATCGCGACCGACATCGACGAGATCGCGGTCGACGTGTCGCGCGACAATGCGCGCATCAACGGGATCGCGCTGGGACATGGCGCGGGTGAATTGCTGCTGACGACCGCCGACGGGATGGACTCGCCGCTGCTCTCGGCAAGGGCGCCGTTCGACTTGCTGATCGCCAACATCCTGGCGGGGCCGTTGGTGGAGCTGGCGCCGGACTTTGTGGGGGCGTTGCGGCCGGGGGCTTGGGTGGTGCTGGCGGGGTTGCTCGACAGCCAGGCCGAGGCGGTGGCGGCGGCTTATGAGAGTCGCGGGTGCCGCCTGATCGATGGCGGCACCGGCGAGTGGCGGATCCTCGTGCTCGAGCGGAGCGCCTAG
- a CDS encoding DUF1697 domain-containing protein, whose amino-acid sequence MPGYAALLRAVNVSGTGKLPMTELKRMGDECGFTGVRTYIASGNLIFASPASEAKVVALLDAQVERWFGKAVPVMVRNADELAAIVAANPFPDVAGNRLGVSFLAAAPDPDLLDQVRGRQDERTALGTREVYIAYGAGMADSKLTFPGMGTATARNMNTVRKLAELAAEVA is encoded by the coding sequence GTGCCGGGCTATGCGGCCTTGCTGCGCGCGGTGAACGTGTCCGGCACCGGCAAGCTGCCGATGACCGAGCTGAAGCGCATGGGCGACGAGTGCGGCTTCACCGGAGTGCGCACCTACATCGCCAGCGGCAATCTCATCTTCGCCAGCCCCGCGTCCGAAGCCAAGGTCGTCGCCCTGCTCGACGCGCAGGTCGAGCGCTGGTTCGGCAAGGCCGTCCCGGTGATGGTCCGCAATGCGGACGAGCTGGCCGCCATCGTCGCCGCCAATCCCTTTCCCGACGTCGCCGGCAACCGCCTCGGCGTCAGCTTCCTCGCCGCCGCGCCCGACCCCGACCTGCTCGACCAGGTGCGCGGGCGGCAGGACGAGCGCACGGCGCTCGGGACCCGCGAAGTCTACATCGCTTATGGGGCGGGCATGGCCGACAGCAAGCTTACCTTTCCGGGCATGGGCACCGCCACCGCGCGCAACATGAATACGGTGCGCAAGCTCGCCGAGCTGGCCGCGGAGGTGGCATGA
- the sdhD gene encoding succinate dehydrogenase, hydrophobic membrane anchor protein — protein MTGPKESGRHDRVSVPEGKSPLGQVRALGSSHHGGHHWIRERVGSIALLLLGIWLIVSLLLLPDLSQATVREWLAGPLGFVPMALFVYLAFEHSVDGLKVVIDDYIVDEAGRAMWTIVSLFLHVGVGALALFALAKIAFGAAS, from the coding sequence ATGACCGGTCCCAAGGAGAGCGGTCGCCACGACCGCGTTTCGGTGCCCGAGGGCAAGAGCCCGCTCGGCCAAGTCCGCGCGCTCGGCAGTTCCCATCATGGCGGCCACCACTGGATCCGCGAGCGGGTCGGCAGCATCGCGCTGCTCCTGCTCGGCATCTGGCTGATCGTCTCGCTACTGCTGCTGCCTGACTTGAGCCAAGCCACCGTCCGCGAGTGGCTGGCGGGGCCGCTCGGGTTCGTGCCGATGGCCCTCTTCGTCTATCTCGCGTTCGAGCATAGCGTCGACGGCCTCAAGGTCGTGATCGACGACTATATCGTCGACGAGGCCGGGCGCGCGATGTGGACCATCGTCAGCCTGTTCCTTCATGTCGGGGTCGGCGCGCTGGCGCTGTTCGCGCTCGCCAAGATCGCCTTCGGAGCTGCTTCCTAA